A DNA window from Amycolatopsis sp. DSM 110486 contains the following coding sequences:
- a CDS encoding nucleoside/nucleotide kinase family protein, protein MTAFEDLLARAEGLAKPRQRSVLGIIGAPASGKTTLAWAIANALGSRAAVVGMDGFHLAQVELRRLGRAERKGAPDTFDAAGYVHLIRRLAKGKETVYAPEFRREIEEPIAGAVAVAPEVQLLITEGNYLLLPDDPWSGLRQYLTEAWFLAPDEPERIERLVSRHRRYGRSLVEARQRALGSDQRNADLIASTRDRADLVLENLPLVNFAL, encoded by the coding sequence ATGACGGCGTTCGAAGACCTCCTGGCACGGGCCGAAGGGCTCGCCAAGCCGCGGCAGCGCAGCGTGCTCGGCATCATCGGCGCGCCCGCGTCCGGCAAGACCACGCTGGCCTGGGCGATCGCCAACGCGCTCGGCTCCCGCGCGGCCGTCGTCGGGATGGACGGGTTCCACCTCGCGCAGGTGGAGCTGCGCCGGCTCGGGCGAGCCGAGCGCAAAGGCGCGCCCGACACGTTCGACGCGGCGGGCTACGTCCACCTCATCCGCCGGCTCGCGAAGGGCAAGGAAACCGTTTACGCACCGGAGTTCCGCCGCGAGATCGAGGAGCCCATCGCCGGTGCGGTCGCGGTGGCACCCGAGGTGCAGCTCCTGATCACGGAGGGCAACTACCTGCTGCTGCCCGACGACCCGTGGAGCGGCCTGCGCCAGTACCTCACCGAGGCGTGGTTCCTCGCGCCCGACGAGCCCGAGCGGATCGAACGGCTGGTTTCGCGCCACCGTCGTTACGGCCGGTCACTCGTCGAGGCGCGCCAGCGTGCGCTCGGCTCGGACCAGCGCAACGCCGACCTCATCGCGAGCACCCGTGACCGTGCCGACCTCGTGCTGGAGAACCTGCCGCTCGTGAACTTCGCCCTGTGA
- a CDS encoding SDR family oxidoreductase translates to MSGVLVVTGGSRGIGAAICTLAAERGYDVVVNYSGDSEPAAEVVSQVRAHGRKALAVRADVADERQVRKLFGTAGEMGSLVGVVNNAAITGNTPGRLDEQSAATVRRVLEVNVGGVFLCCREAVRRLSTRYGGPGGAIVNVSSTAARTGSAGEWVHYAATKAAVDTLTYGLAQEVAGEGIRVNAVAPGLVATGLHSAAGLPDRLSRLAPGIPLGRPGEPGEIAEAVLWLLSPASSFTVGAVLEVGGGR, encoded by the coding sequence GTGAGCGGAGTTCTCGTCGTCACGGGCGGCAGCCGGGGGATCGGCGCGGCGATCTGCACGCTCGCGGCCGAGCGCGGCTACGACGTGGTGGTCAACTACTCCGGCGACTCCGAGCCGGCGGCCGAGGTCGTTTCGCAGGTCCGGGCGCACGGACGCAAGGCGCTGGCGGTGCGCGCCGACGTCGCCGACGAGCGGCAGGTCCGCAAGCTCTTCGGCACCGCCGGGGAGATGGGGTCGCTGGTCGGCGTGGTCAACAACGCGGCCATCACCGGCAACACACCGGGGCGCCTGGACGAGCAGAGCGCGGCCACCGTGCGGCGCGTGCTGGAGGTCAACGTCGGCGGGGTGTTCCTGTGCTGCCGCGAGGCCGTGCGGCGGCTCTCGACGCGGTACGGCGGTCCCGGCGGCGCCATCGTCAACGTCTCGTCCACAGCCGCGCGCACGGGCTCGGCGGGCGAGTGGGTGCACTACGCCGCGACGAAGGCCGCGGTGGACACGCTCACGTACGGGCTCGCGCAGGAGGTGGCGGGCGAGGGAATCCGGGTGAACGCCGTCGCGCCGGGCCTGGTGGCCACCGGCCTGCACTCCGCGGCCGGCCTGCCGGACCGGCTGTCGAGGCTGGCGCCCGGGATTCCGCTCGGCCGGCCGGGCGAACCGGGGGAGATCGCCGAAGCGGTGCTGTGGCTTCTGTCACCGGCGTCGTCGTTCACGGTCGGCGCCGTCCTGGAGGTCGGCGGCGGCCGCTGA
- a CDS encoding VOC family protein: protein MPKLTSVHHLALTVTDVERSVPWYARVLDLEESHRREDPETGVHKVVLRSAGDGFSVVLVQHPDTDRRCFDERRTGLDHVAFSVSSKAELGEWEDRLSEYGVSYLPPRESRTFEGSSVIVFRDPDGIQLEIWSDPEL from the coding sequence ATGCCCAAGCTCACGTCTGTGCACCATCTGGCGCTCACCGTGACCGATGTCGAACGCAGCGTCCCGTGGTACGCCCGGGTGCTCGACCTCGAGGAGAGCCACCGCCGCGAAGACCCTGAAACCGGGGTCCACAAGGTCGTGCTGAGGTCCGCCGGCGACGGGTTTTCCGTCGTCCTGGTCCAGCATCCGGACACCGACCGCCGTTGTTTCGACGAGCGCCGGACGGGGCTGGATCACGTCGCGTTCTCGGTGTCGTCGAAGGCGGAACTCGGTGAGTGGGAGGACCGGCTCTCGGAGTACGGGGTGTCGTACCTGCCGCCTCGGGAGTCGCGGACCTTCGAGGGGTCGTCGGTGATCGTGTTCCGGGATCCGGATGGGATTCAGCTGGAGATCTGGTCGGATCCGGAGTTGTAG
- a CDS encoding DedA family protein, protein MNPASIEAAGVGVSWLDTAGPLLVWVIVLSFVFVECALIVGLFLPGDSLLFGAGVVLAQHGSDANAWLLSGAALVVAVGGNQVGYYIGRSTGTRFIARRGGKVLNRHNLDRAQRFLDRKGFFAIVAARWIPWIRTLAPLIAGAARMDPRRFLLATSLGGLLWVPTLVLLGYYGAGLLDALPWLKTAALWISVAFFVLGTGYGVLRYRQEMRRPVDEPDDAHA, encoded by the coding sequence GTGAACCCCGCAAGCATCGAGGCCGCCGGAGTCGGCGTGAGCTGGCTCGACACCGCCGGCCCGCTGCTCGTCTGGGTGATCGTGCTTTCCTTCGTGTTCGTGGAATGCGCGCTCATCGTCGGCCTCTTCCTGCCGGGCGACTCGCTCCTCTTCGGTGCCGGCGTGGTGCTCGCCCAGCACGGCTCCGACGCGAACGCGTGGCTCCTGTCCGGCGCCGCACTCGTGGTGGCCGTCGGCGGCAACCAGGTGGGCTACTACATCGGCCGCAGCACGGGCACCCGCTTCATCGCCCGCCGCGGCGGCAAGGTGCTCAATCGCCACAACCTCGACCGCGCCCAACGGTTTCTGGACCGCAAGGGCTTCTTCGCGATCGTCGCGGCGCGGTGGATCCCGTGGATCCGCACACTCGCCCCGCTCATCGCCGGCGCCGCCCGCATGGACCCCCGGCGGTTCTTGCTCGCCACCAGCCTGGGTGGCCTGCTGTGGGTCCCCACTCTGGTCCTGCTGGGCTACTACGGCGCCGGCCTGCTGGACGCCCTGCCGTGGCTGAAGACGGCGGCCCTGTGGATTTCGGTGGCGTTCTTCGTGCTGGGGACGGGGTACGGGGTGCTGCGGTACCGGCAGGAGATGCGCCGACCGGTCGACGAACCGGACGACGCGCACGCGTGA
- a CDS encoding YceI family protein, whose translation MSGGLRAQLRASGGWPVENAVLTVTDLNGRQIARQVTDAKGAVATDPLPPGVYTAVITAPGYTPMARTVQVGSDGAGLLGDIALAPVAEAVELPPPGPWTIDPVHTSVVATARHMGIASIKVRFPDVGGRIDIRRPVERSTVFAEIKAGSIETGIKMRDDHLRSAEFLDVEAFPLITFESTGISQRGTDTWALLGELTLHGERRQVELDLRYQGHGPDPWGGVRAAFHAETQLHRNDFAINYSAMVRAGVAAIGTTVKVELDIEAVQGESLPQF comes from the coding sequence ATGAGCGGGGGCCTGCGCGCACAGCTCCGCGCCAGTGGGGGCTGGCCGGTCGAGAACGCCGTGCTCACGGTGACCGACCTCAACGGCCGTCAGATCGCGCGCCAGGTCACGGACGCGAAGGGGGCGGTGGCGACTGATCCGCTGCCCCCGGGCGTCTACACCGCCGTGATCACGGCGCCCGGGTACACGCCGATGGCCCGCACCGTGCAGGTCGGTTCCGACGGCGCCGGGCTGCTCGGCGACATCGCCCTGGCCCCCGTGGCCGAGGCCGTGGAGCTGCCACCGCCCGGTCCGTGGACGATCGACCCGGTCCACACGTCGGTGGTCGCGACCGCGCGCCACATGGGCATCGCCAGCATCAAGGTGCGGTTCCCCGACGTCGGCGGGCGCATCGACATCCGCCGCCCGGTGGAGCGTTCGACGGTGTTCGCCGAGATCAAGGCGGGCAGCATCGAGACCGGCATCAAAATGCGCGACGACCACCTGCGTTCGGCCGAGTTCCTCGACGTGGAGGCCTTCCCGCTGATCACGTTCGAGAGCACGGGCATTTCGCAGCGCGGCACGGACACCTGGGCGCTGCTCGGCGAGCTCACCCTGCACGGCGAACGCCGCCAGGTCGAGCTCGACCTGCGCTACCAGGGCCACGGCCCGGACCCGTGGGGCGGCGTGCGCGCCGCGTTCCACGCCGAGACCCAGCTGCACCGCAACGACTTCGCGATCAACTACAGCGCGATGGTCCGCGCGGGCGTCGCCGCGATCGGCACCACGGTCAAGGTGGAGCTGGACATCGAAGCGGTGCAAGGCGAGTCCCTGCCGCAGTTCTAG
- a CDS encoding MFS transporter, which translates to MSTTVEKQPQQRGGAPVVDAAGVPRLSHRQIVTILSGLMCGMFLAALDQTIVGTSIVKIANDLHGFDLQAWATTAYLITSTIVTPIYGKLSDIYGRKPFYLAAISIFVAGSLASTFSQSMYELAAFRAVQGLGAGGLMSLAMTIIGDVVPPRERPRYQGYILAVFGLSTVLGPVLGGFFAGFDTLGGISGWRWVFLINVPIGIVALFVVAKVLNVPHVPQKHKIDWWGALSLVVAVVPFLIVAEQGQTWGWGDGKAILCYAVGAIGIISFIVVEKLMKDAALIPLRLFKNSTFTVAIIGGVIVGVAMFGAITMIPQFMQVVQGYTPTESGLLMLPLMGGLMLSSIGSGRIMSKTGRYKVFPIVGTLLIAGGAFFFAQVQYNSPLWHPLVAAAIIGLGLGQCMQTLVIAVQNAGPRSDMGASTASATFFRQIGGTAGVAVFLTILFNVLPGNITKAFGGNPPAGAGAQLADLQTNTSVIQTLPDALKTPILIGFTESITTVFWVAGAVALLATIVLCFLKEIPLAGMNPAAAAVEGGEALLEESETPTDIVDQAAKPGSLFEEQSREPVLVGAGGRHSMNGNGHGDPQAISGSLPMPITNSAAGAGIDLPLGAGGPPVTGHVRRQDGSHVAAAALTLIDQQGRQVARATGNGDGSYSVPTQGPGTYVLIVAAPGHQPQASSVVVGGGPAKLDVTLTGSGELTGVVRSVGIGSPLANATVTLTDSRGEVNGAFITADDGVYTFSGVGAGQYTLVASGPQYRPVAVTLTVPDSGVLRHDVELAGAVLMQGIARTEGDRIVPDARITVLDANGNVAAVARTDGEGRYVVSDLPVGSYTVVASGYPPATSQVSLTDGEAEHDVRLSYDQALDELVDRS; encoded by the coding sequence ATGAGCACCACCGTCGAGAAACAACCTCAGCAGCGGGGGGGAGCACCCGTCGTCGACGCGGCCGGTGTGCCGCGGCTGAGTCACCGCCAGATCGTGACGATCCTGAGCGGACTCATGTGCGGCATGTTCCTCGCCGCACTGGACCAGACGATCGTGGGTACCTCGATCGTCAAGATCGCCAACGACCTGCACGGTTTCGACCTGCAGGCGTGGGCCACCACGGCGTACCTGATCACGTCGACGATCGTCACGCCGATCTACGGCAAGCTGTCGGACATCTACGGCCGCAAGCCGTTCTACCTCGCCGCGATCTCGATCTTCGTCGCCGGTTCGCTGGCTTCGACGTTCTCGCAGTCGATGTACGAGCTCGCCGCGTTCCGCGCGGTGCAGGGCCTCGGCGCCGGCGGTCTGATGTCGCTGGCGATGACCATCATCGGTGACGTGGTGCCGCCGCGCGAACGCCCGCGGTACCAGGGTTACATCCTCGCCGTCTTCGGTCTGTCCACTGTGCTCGGTCCGGTGCTCGGCGGCTTCTTCGCCGGCTTCGACACGCTCGGCGGCATCTCCGGCTGGCGCTGGGTCTTCCTGATCAACGTGCCGATCGGCATCGTCGCGCTGTTCGTGGTCGCCAAGGTGCTGAACGTGCCGCACGTGCCACAGAAGCACAAGATCGACTGGTGGGGCGCGCTTTCGCTCGTCGTGGCTGTGGTGCCGTTCCTGATCGTCGCGGAACAGGGCCAGACCTGGGGCTGGGGCGACGGCAAGGCGATCCTCTGCTACGCCGTCGGCGCGATCGGCATCATCTCGTTCATCGTGGTCGAGAAGCTGATGAAGGACGCCGCGCTGATCCCGTTGCGGCTGTTCAAGAACTCGACGTTCACCGTCGCGATCATCGGTGGTGTCATCGTCGGCGTCGCCATGTTCGGCGCGATCACGATGATCCCGCAGTTCATGCAGGTCGTTCAGGGCTACACGCCGACCGAGTCGGGTCTGCTGATGCTGCCGCTGATGGGCGGCCTGATGCTGAGCTCGATCGGCTCCGGCCGGATCATGTCGAAGACCGGGCGCTACAAGGTGTTCCCGATCGTCGGCACCCTGCTCATCGCCGGCGGCGCGTTCTTCTTCGCGCAGGTGCAGTACAACTCGCCGCTGTGGCACCCGCTGGTCGCCGCGGCCATCATCGGCCTCGGCCTCGGCCAGTGCATGCAGACTCTGGTCATCGCGGTGCAGAACGCCGGCCCGCGCAGCGACATGGGCGCCTCCACGGCGTCGGCCACGTTCTTCCGCCAGATCGGTGGTACGGCCGGTGTCGCGGTGTTCCTGACGATTCTGTTCAACGTGCTGCCGGGCAACATCACCAAGGCGTTCGGCGGCAACCCGCCGGCTGGTGCCGGTGCGCAACTGGCCGACCTGCAGACCAACACCAGCGTGATCCAGACCCTGCCCGACGCGTTGAAGACGCCGATCCTGATCGGCTTCACCGAGTCGATCACCACGGTCTTCTGGGTGGCAGGCGCGGTCGCGCTGCTGGCGACGATCGTGCTGTGTTTCCTGAAGGAGATCCCGCTCGCGGGCATGAACCCGGCCGCCGCGGCGGTGGAGGGCGGCGAGGCGCTGCTCGAGGAGAGCGAGACGCCGACGGACATCGTCGACCAGGCGGCCAAGCCGGGCTCGCTCTTCGAAGAACAGTCGCGAGAACCCGTTCTCGTCGGCGCAGGGGGAAGGCATTCGATGAACGGCAACGGTCACGGCGACCCGCAGGCGATTTCGGGCTCACTGCCCATGCCGATCACCAACTCGGCCGCGGGTGCGGGCATCGACCTCCCGCTGGGCGCGGGCGGTCCCCCGGTGACCGGGCACGTGCGCCGGCAGGACGGCAGCCACGTGGCCGCCGCCGCGCTGACGCTGATCGACCAGCAGGGCCGTCAGGTGGCCCGGGCGACCGGTAACGGCGACGGCAGCTACTCCGTGCCGACGCAGGGCCCGGGCACCTACGTGCTGATCGTGGCCGCTCCCGGCCACCAGCCGCAGGCCTCCAGCGTGGTGGTCGGTGGCGGACCGGCGAAGCTCGACGTGACGCTCACCGGCTCGGGCGAGCTGACCGGTGTCGTGCGGTCCGTGGGGATCGGTTCCCCGCTGGCCAACGCCACCGTGACGCTCACCGATTCGCGCGGAGAGGTCAACGGCGCGTTCATCACGGCCGACGACGGCGTCTACACCTTCAGCGGTGTCGGTGCCGGGCAGTACACGCTGGTCGCGAGCGGCCCGCAGTACCGCCCGGTGGCGGTCACCCTGACCGTGCCCGACAGCGGCGTGCTGCGCCACGACGTCGAGCTGGCCGGTGCCGTGCTGATGCAGGGCATCGCGCGCACCGAGGGCGACCGGATCGTGCCGGACGCGCGGATCACCGTGCTCGACGCGAACGGCAACGTCGCGGCGGTCGCGCGCACGGACGGTGAAGGCCGCTACGTGGTGAGCGACCTGCCGGTGGGCTCGTACACGGTGGTGGCGAGCGGTTACCCGCCGGCCACCAGCCAGGTGAGCCTCACCGACGGCGAGGCAGAGCACGACGTCCGCCTGAGCTACGACCAGGCTCTCGACGAGTTGGTCGACCGCTCATGA
- a CDS encoding MarR family winged helix-turn-helix transcriptional regulator, whose product MAPNSAATRPKDELDLADQLGHELVRFMRLITKAKSQVSKQGPDGIERAAYAILFCLIHEGPQRTSKLAEFLHSEISTISRQSSALVQHGLVERQADPEDGRACLLAPTAEGLRVFDENRKQRNLWLADVLGDWTQEDRETLNELFGRLNTGIENNFPDMTDSAPADSVHSKGA is encoded by the coding sequence ATGGCACCGAACAGCGCCGCCACCCGGCCCAAGGACGAGCTCGACCTGGCCGACCAGCTCGGACACGAGCTGGTCCGTTTCATGCGCCTGATCACCAAGGCGAAGTCGCAGGTCTCCAAGCAGGGTCCGGACGGCATCGAGCGGGCCGCGTACGCGATCCTCTTCTGCCTCATCCACGAGGGGCCGCAGCGCACCAGCAAGCTCGCCGAGTTCCTGCACTCCGAGATCTCCACCATCAGCAGGCAGTCGAGCGCGCTCGTGCAGCACGGATTGGTGGAACGTCAGGCCGACCCCGAAGACGGCCGCGCCTGCTTGCTGGCGCCCACCGCCGAAGGCCTGCGGGTCTTCGACGAGAACCGCAAGCAGCGCAACCTCTGGCTCGCCGACGTGCTCGGCGACTGGACCCAGGAGGATCGCGAGACCCTCAACGAGCTGTTCGGGCGGCTCAACACCGGTATCGAGAACAACTTTCCAGACATGACCGACTCCGCGCCGGCGGACTCGGTGCACTCCAAGGGGGCCTAG
- a CDS encoding PPOX class F420-dependent oxidoreductase, which translates to MTDDTPLYDLIGSRRNGVLATLKRDGRPQLSTVSHHFDAAERKILVSITETRAKTKNMRRDARVSYHVGSENGWSYAVAEGEAVLTPVAAAKDDATVEALIDLYRKVGGEHPDWDEYREAMVADQRLVLTINVDRVYGVVR; encoded by the coding sequence ATGACCGACGACACACCGCTGTACGACCTCATCGGCTCCCGCCGCAACGGCGTGCTGGCCACGCTCAAGCGCGACGGGCGGCCCCAGTTGTCCACCGTCAGCCACCACTTCGACGCCGCCGAGCGCAAGATCCTCGTGTCGATCACCGAGACGCGGGCGAAGACGAAGAACATGCGCCGCGACGCGCGCGTGAGCTACCACGTGGGCAGCGAGAACGGCTGGTCGTACGCGGTGGCGGAGGGCGAGGCCGTGCTGACGCCGGTCGCCGCGGCCAAGGACGACGCGACGGTGGAGGCCCTCATCGACCTGTACCGGAAGGTCGGCGGCGAGCACCCCGACTGGGACGAGTACCGCGAGGCGATGGTCGCGGACCAGCGGCTGGTGCTGACGATCAACGTCGACCGGGTCTACGGCGTGGTGCGCTGA
- a CDS encoding FAD-binding oxidoreductase — MSTDALLQRLRDELGKEAVLTDADVTASYSRDMMPLAPSGKPLAVVLPANTAGVQAVVKACAEAKVPVVPRGAGSGLSGAANAIDGCVVLVLTKLDEIVEIDPGNRLAVVQPGVVNLDFRNTVEKHGLFYPPDPSSYDWCTIGGNLSTNAGGLCCVKYGVTTDSVLGLEVVLADGSLLKTGRRTVKGVAGYDLTKLFIGSEGTLGVITQATVALRPLPQAPATLVAGFSTTEAAGEAVARVVREGLVPSLLEIMDAASIKASETYLKTDLGAGSDCQALLLAQSDVGGEAALRELAVLEQICADCGADLVYATDDLEEGKMLLQARRVVLTALETYGIWLTDDVSVPRTRIAELIRGCEQVSEKVGLKIAVVGHAGDGNMHPTIVYAPDNEDEFARARQAFDDILEIGLSLGGTVTGEHGVGKIKRDWLAREIGPVGMRVHRQIKQALDPENLFNPGSMFSMTD; from the coding sequence ATGAGCACTGACGCCCTCCTGCAGCGACTCCGCGACGAGCTCGGCAAGGAGGCCGTGCTCACCGACGCCGACGTGACCGCGAGCTACTCGCGCGACATGATGCCGCTCGCCCCGTCCGGGAAACCGCTGGCCGTGGTGCTGCCCGCGAACACCGCGGGGGTGCAGGCCGTGGTCAAGGCGTGCGCCGAGGCGAAGGTGCCCGTCGTGCCGCGCGGGGCGGGCAGCGGCCTGTCCGGCGCGGCCAACGCCATCGACGGCTGCGTGGTGCTCGTGCTCACGAAGCTCGACGAGATCGTGGAGATCGACCCCGGCAACCGCCTCGCCGTGGTGCAGCCCGGAGTGGTCAACCTTGACTTCCGCAACACCGTGGAGAAGCACGGCCTGTTCTACCCGCCCGACCCGTCGAGCTACGACTGGTGCACGATCGGCGGCAACCTCTCCACCAACGCCGGCGGCCTGTGCTGCGTGAAGTACGGCGTGACCACCGACTCCGTGCTCGGCCTCGAGGTCGTGCTGGCCGACGGGTCGCTGCTCAAGACCGGCCGCCGCACCGTGAAGGGCGTGGCGGGCTACGACCTGACGAAGCTGTTCATCGGCAGCGAGGGCACGCTCGGCGTGATCACGCAGGCCACCGTGGCGTTGCGCCCGCTACCGCAGGCGCCGGCGACGCTCGTCGCGGGCTTCAGCACCACGGAGGCGGCGGGTGAGGCCGTGGCTCGGGTCGTGCGCGAGGGACTCGTGCCGTCGCTGCTGGAGATCATGGACGCGGCGTCGATCAAGGCGTCGGAGACCTACCTCAAGACCGACCTCGGTGCGGGTTCCGACTGCCAGGCGCTGCTTCTCGCGCAGTCCGACGTCGGCGGCGAGGCCGCGCTGCGCGAGCTCGCCGTGCTGGAGCAGATCTGCGCCGACTGCGGCGCCGACCTGGTCTACGCCACCGATGACCTCGAAGAGGGCAAGATGCTGCTGCAGGCCCGGCGCGTGGTCCTGACCGCGCTGGAGACTTACGGCATCTGGCTCACCGACGACGTCAGCGTGCCGCGCACCCGCATCGCCGAGCTGATCCGCGGCTGCGAGCAGGTGAGCGAGAAGGTGGGCCTGAAGATCGCCGTGGTCGGCCACGCCGGCGACGGCAACATGCACCCGACGATCGTCTACGCGCCCGACAACGAGGACGAGTTCGCCCGCGCGCGGCAAGCGTTCGACGACATCCTGGAGATCGGCCTCTCGCTCGGCGGCACGGTGACGGGCGAGCACGGCGTCGGCAAGATCAAGCGCGACTGGCTGGCGCGCGAGATCGGGCCTGTCGGGATGCGAGTGCACCGGCAGATCAAGCAGGCGCTGGACCCGGAGAACCTGTTCAACCCGGGGTCGATGTTCTCGATGACGGACTGA
- a CDS encoding DedA family protein: MILAQSTVTTMSILPSWLDPEQLLSGLTVPVIAVLCLIIFIESSIFPVLPGDSLLFTAGLFIANGTLQAPLWVVCVLVTVAALLGNVCGYYIGYFVGPKLFNRPDSKFFKKEYVDKTHAFLDHHGPKAVVLARFVPFVRTFITWIAGIGRMDPKRYFTYTVLGGIVWAAGITVLGSLLGNIGFIRDNVDAIFVLIVLVSVVPILLEYLKSRREKKARAGAPEENAAEVTQRIPRVRD, from the coding sequence GTGATTCTCGCCCAGAGCACAGTGACGACCATGTCCATCCTGCCGTCGTGGCTGGACCCGGAGCAGCTGCTGTCCGGCCTGACCGTGCCGGTCATCGCGGTGCTCTGCCTGATCATCTTCATCGAGAGCAGCATCTTCCCGGTGCTGCCGGGTGACTCGCTGCTGTTCACGGCGGGCCTGTTCATCGCCAACGGCACGCTGCAGGCGCCCCTGTGGGTGGTGTGCGTGCTGGTGACGGTGGCGGCGCTGCTCGGCAACGTCTGCGGGTACTACATCGGCTACTTCGTCGGCCCGAAGCTGTTCAACCGGCCCGATTCGAAGTTCTTCAAGAAGGAATACGTCGACAAGACGCACGCTTTCCTCGACCACCACGGGCCCAAAGCCGTGGTGCTGGCGCGGTTCGTGCCGTTCGTGCGGACGTTCATCACCTGGATCGCCGGCATCGGCCGCATGGACCCGAAGCGGTACTTCACCTACACGGTGCTGGGCGGCATCGTCTGGGCCGCGGGCATCACGGTGCTGGGCTCGCTGCTGGGCAACATCGGCTTCATCCGCGACAACGTCGACGCCATCTTCGTGCTGATCGTGCTCGTGTCCGTGGTGCCGATCCTGCTCGAGTACCTCAAGAGCCGCCGCGAGAAGAAGGCCCGCGCGGGCGCGCCGGAGGAGAACGCCGCCGAGGTGACGCAGCGGATCCCGCGCGTGCGCGACTGA
- the nagA gene encoding N-acetylglucosamine-6-phosphate deacetylase, with protein MLEGVKHAGDFVITGGRVVAPDRVLDDGWLAVSDGRIAAVGTGTPPGGPETEVVDVGGALVVPGFVDTHCHGGGGASFSTLDPDEILTAVRAHRRHGTTTTLASLVSDPIDLLTEQIAALRELVQDGELAGIHLEGPFISRARCGAHDPDTLREPDTGTVEKLLRAGAGAIRMVTLAPELNGGVKAVRQLAESGVTAAIGHTDGLAEQLVPAIDAGATVATHLFNGMRPLHHREPGPVGVLLDDERVTVELICDLVHLHPTVVRLAAQHAGRGRTVLITDAMSATDAADGRYTLGRLEVDVHDGVATLDNGSLAGSTLTMDNAFRNLVKGAKLGVLDAVRATSGRPAELLGIADRTGSLRPGLAADVVILDDDLRPVRVLRRGEWVAEVGRATLST; from the coding sequence ATGCTGGAGGGCGTGAAGCACGCCGGAGACTTCGTCATCACGGGCGGCCGGGTCGTCGCCCCGGACCGCGTACTCGACGACGGCTGGCTCGCCGTCTCCGACGGGCGCATCGCCGCGGTCGGCACGGGGACGCCGCCGGGCGGCCCCGAGACCGAGGTCGTCGACGTGGGCGGAGCACTCGTGGTGCCCGGGTTCGTCGACACCCACTGCCACGGCGGGGGCGGCGCTTCGTTCTCCACACTGGACCCCGACGAGATCCTCACGGCAGTGCGCGCGCACCGGCGCCACGGCACCACGACCACGCTCGCGAGCCTGGTCTCGGACCCGATCGACCTGCTGACCGAGCAGATCGCGGCCCTGCGCGAACTCGTGCAGGACGGCGAGCTCGCCGGCATCCACCTGGAAGGGCCGTTCATCTCACGCGCCCGCTGCGGCGCGCACGATCCGGACACGCTGCGTGAACCGGACACCGGCACCGTCGAGAAGCTGCTGCGCGCGGGCGCCGGCGCGATCCGCATGGTCACGCTCGCGCCGGAGCTCAACGGCGGCGTGAAGGCCGTGCGCCAGCTCGCCGAATCGGGCGTGACGGCCGCGATCGGGCACACCGACGGCCTCGCCGAGCAGCTCGTGCCGGCCATCGACGCGGGCGCCACCGTGGCGACGCACCTGTTCAACGGCATGCGCCCCCTGCACCACCGCGAACCGGGCCCGGTCGGCGTGCTGCTGGACGACGAGCGCGTGACGGTCGAGCTCATCTGCGACCTCGTGCACCTGCACCCGACGGTGGTCCGCCTCGCGGCACAGCACGCGGGCCGCGGCCGGACCGTGCTGATCACCGACGCCATGTCGGCCACCGACGCCGCCGACGGCCGCTACACGCTGGGCCGCCTCGAAGTCGACGTGCACGACGGCGTGGCGACGCTGGACAACGGATCACTGGCCGGCAGCACGTTGACGATGGACAACGCCTTCCGCAACCTCGTGAAGGGTGCCAAACTCGGTGTCCTCGACGCCGTCCGGGCGACCTCCGGCCGGCCCGCCGAGCTGCTGGGCATCGCCGACCGCACGGGTTCGCTGCGGCCGGGCCTCGCCGCCGACGTCGTGATCCTCGACGACGACCTGCGGCCGGTCCGGGTGCTGCGCCGGGGCGAGTGGGTCGCCGAGGTCGGCCGGGCTACCTTGAGCACGTAA